The sequence GAGACCTGCAAAGGCAAAACTACTGGGCACAGTTTTAAATGATCGTATAAAAAAGCAATCCAATTATTATTACTATTATGGAAAATAAGTTTCGAAACCCTTATCCTCTTGGATGGGGGATTTTTTCGTAACAATCATCATCTCCATTATCAAATACTGAATTATACCCACAAAATAAAACTTTAGCTATTATGATGACTAACGTGTTCCATTAGTAAATAAGTACCGTCAATTCTTTAAAAAACGTAAAATATCATTTTGAAAGTGTGCAGGAGATAAATTATTTGTTATAATCTATCTAATTAAGAAACTAATTTATAATACATAGGATGTGGGTACGTTGATTGATATTCATAGTCATATATTACCCGGTGTTGATGATGGTGCAAAAAACGAACAAGAAAGCTTAAATATGGCTAGAGCAGCAATTGAACAAGGAATTCAAACGATTGTAGCAACACCGCATCATCAAAATGGTGCGTTTAATAATTTTCGCTTGGAAATTAAAAGTAGTGTAGAAATTTTAAATGAATTCTTCAAACGAGAAGGTGTGCCGCTTACTGTTTTACCTGGACAGGAAACACGCATTTACGGGGAAATGGTAGAAGGGCTTCGTCAGCAAGAATTACTCCCTATAAACCATAGCAAATACCTACTTGTTGAATTCCCTGCTAGTGAAGTTCCTCGTTACACGACACAATTACTGTTTGATATCCAATTGGAAGGATACACCCCAGTCATCGTACATCCTGAGCGCAATCGTCAGCTCTTGGAGCATCCAAATTTGTTATATGAATTTGTCTCCAAAGGTGCGTTAACACAGGTAACAGCTGGTAGTGTTATCGGTAAATTTGGTAAGGATATTCAAAAGTTTACCAACCAAATTATTGAAGCCAATTTGACACATTTTATCGCTTCCGATGCACATAATACAACATCGAGAAAATTTTGGCTCCAAGAAGCTTATGAAGAAGTGAAGAAGAATTATGGAAGTGACTATTTCTATATGTTTCTGGAAAATAGTAATCTATTGATAGATAATGATAATGTGAACCAATTAGAACCAATGCGGGTCAAAAAGAAGAAAAAATTTCTTGGACTATTTTAATGGAGCATGAAAGGGGCGTACATAATATCATTCTTCGCCCCTTTTTTTTCAAAAAATGGGGAAACGTTTGCGCGACAAACAAATAAGACCATGTTGTACTCTATCATAATTGACGCACGAAAAAAGTAGCATTTTCTTCATAAACGATTCATTGGTTACTTTCAACGTCACCGTTTATGGAGAAAAATAACTTTGTGCTAATAAATATTCAAACACTACATGCAGTGTTACTTCTTAAATTGGCATAAGCTACCAACTTGTTATGAGGTGTTAAATAACAGTGACTTATGTGGCGTGGTAGTTTTTTAAAGGAGTGGTGGGAGAATGACACGAATTATGCTGATAGATGACCAACAATTATTTATAGACGGTATGAAAGCGTTGTTGTTGAAAGAAAAGGATATGGAGGTAATTGCCAAAGCAACAACTGGAAGAACCGGACTGCAGCAATTTATGGAACATCTTCCAGAACTTGTGCTAATCGATATTCATATGCCACATACGGATGCAATTAAGCTGATTTTACATATGAAAGAAGTTAAGCCTAATGTTAAGGTTCTTGTACTGACATCTTTTACGGATGAAGATTTAATCATTTCCGCCATTTATGCTGGTGCCGATGGTTTTCTACTGAAAAACTTAAATGGTGACCGCTTAAAAGACAGTATCCGAAAAGTGATGAATGATGAGGTTATTTTCTCTGGAGAGGTTGCGCAAATCCTGGCCAAGCGAGTTTTAGAAAGGCGGCTGGATAAACGTGAGTTGCTTGATGAAGCGTTTCAGCAAAAAGGGATTCACTTATCTAATCGCGAGCTGGACGTCGCCTATTTAATGGCAAAAGGGATTTCCAATAAGCATATCGCTGAACGATTGTTTCTTAGTGAAGGAACAGTAAAAAATTATATCAGCAACATTTATCAAACCTTTCAAATAAATAATCGAAAAGAGTTAATTGCATATTTCCGACAATTACTGGATAAAAAAGTACTAACTTAAATAGCAAGATTCTCGTTTTTTTAAAAGACATTTCGACAAAATCTGTTAAAATCATACAAAAACTTATGACTTTTTTCTACAAAAGTCACTAAAAATATGACTAGGTATTTAGTAATATATCTATACGAGTGGTAAATTTTGTGATTTCATCTAATTCATTTTAAGTGAAAAGTTATAGCTTTTAAGCTTATTTACTAAGAAATTCATCATTGTGGAGTAACTGATTGAGTCTGGAAAGCAATCATATGCATTGTTACCTTTTTATGCATATTTACTGGTAAATTTTTCCGTTAAATTTTATCAGGTCATTCTCCCGAAGACATTGGTATTTATCATCTCAAAAAAATTGCTAGCTTGCTATCACTAAAACGACATAAATTTTTACTAATTATATTAATTTTTAGTAACAATCATAAAAGTTTGGAAGCAACTACTGGAAAACAATGCTAATATAATAGCAGGAAAGCTTTCCTATATAGCAGCAAATGCACCTAGGAGGGGAGACATAGATGGGGTACAAAGTAAGGCTGGGTCTATTAATCTTGTTAGACTCGCTCATTGTCGCGACAGCAATATTTGCTGCTTCGTGGATCGTATACCCTTATACAGAAGTTGTCAGTATGGACGCTATTGTTATAAGTGCTATTGCCTTAGTACTATTTCATCATATTTTTGCGTCGATTTTTAAGCTGTACAATAAAGTATGGGCTTATGCCAGTATTGGAGAATTAAAAGCAATTGTTTTGGCTATCACATTATCGATTATTGGAACGGCCATTGTGCAATTTATTGTAAATGATTTTTCGATTTATAAACGAGCACTTATTGTCACATGGATGATTCATATTATTTTAATTGGTGGATCACGTTTTATTTGGCGAATGTTACGTGATAGATACATAAATAATGGAAAAGAACTTAAGCGAACGTTAATTGTTGGAGCAGGATCAGCTGGAGCGATGATTGCCCGACAATTACGTGATCAAAGTCATGAGGCAGAACTACAACCAGTTGCCTTTGTCGATGATGATATGACAAAGCAACGGATGCAACTATATAGCTTGCCTGTTGTTGGTAAAGTGAGAGATATTCCGCGGGTTGTCGAGGAAATGGAGATCGAACATATTGTGATCGCTATTCCTTCGCTTCGTAATGGACAATTGAAGAAAATTGTCGACTTTTGTAATCAAACAAATGCAAAAGTGCAAATGATCCCGAAAATTGAAGATTTAATGACAGGGAAAGTATCTGTCAGCCATTTAAAAAACGTCGAGGTGGAAGATTTACTAGGAAGAGTACCTGTACAGCTCGATATTCGTTCGATTTCCAAATATGTCACAAAAAATACAGTAATGGTCACTGGCGCAGGAGGCTCCATTGGTTCTGAGATTTGTCGGCAAATCATGAAATTTTCACCAAGCAAAATTGTCTTATTTGGTCATGGTGAATTCAGCATTTATACGATTGATATGGAATTAGGTGAAAAATATCGTGATGTCGGCATTGAAATCATTCCGGTCATTGGAGATGTGCAGGATCGCAACCGTATTTTTGAAGTGATAGGGACATATAAGCCGCAAATTATCTATCATGCAGCTGCCCATAAGCATGTACCATTAATGGAGAAAAATCCACATGAAGCGGTAAAAAATAACATAATTGGTACAAAGAACGTCGCAGAAGCTGCAGATACATTTGGTGTCGATACATTCGTTTTAGTATCTACCGACAAGGCAGTGAATCCGACGAATGTGATGGGAGCAACGAAACGGATTGCAGAGATGATTATTCAGGATTTAGCTATTCGCAGCAAAACCAAGTTTACAGCAGTACGGTTTGGAAATGTGCTTGGTAGCAGGGGAAGCGTAATTCCGTTATTTAAAAAGCAGATTGAAAGAGGCGGCCCCGTCACCGTAACGGATCCAGAAATGACGCGTTACTTTATGACGATCCCAGAAGCATCTCGCCTCGTTATTCAAGCAGGAACCTTGGCTAAAGGCGGGGAAATTTTTGTGCTTGATATGGGTGAACCGGTAAAAATTGTTGATTTAGCGAAAAACTTGATAAAACTATCCGGCTATACGGAAGAAGAAGTTCCAATTACTTATACAGGTATTCGACCTGGTGAAAAAATGTATGAAGAATTACTTAGTAAAGATGAAATTCACTCTAATGCTGTCTATGAGAAAATTTATGTCGGAAAAACTTCCGAAGTGGATCGTCAAATTGTTCGTAGACTTATTGAGAACTTCGAAGATTATACAAGAAAAGATTTAAAGGATACACTGATGAAAATTGTTTATATGGAGCATGCGTATGTAAATGTAAAGGGATCATAATGAGGGGGATCATCCATGAAAACTATTAAAAAAGCAATTATTCCAGCAGCTGGATTAGGGACAAGATTCCTACCGGCAACCAAAGCGATGCCGAAAGAAATGTTGCCAATTGTAGATAAACCGACGATTCAGTATATCATTGAAGAAGCAGTACAATCGGGCATTGAAGATATCATTATTGTTACGGGGAAAACGAAACGAGCGATCGAAGACCATTTTGATAACAACTATGAATTAGAAGACAATCTGATGAAAAAGGAAAAATTTGACCTACTGGAAAAAGTAAAGCAACCGTCAAAGGTGGATATTCATTATATTCGTCAAAAAGAACCTAAAGGCTTAGGCCACGCGGTTTGGTGTGCACGTAAATTTATTGGTAATGAACCATTTGCTGTTTTACTTGGTGATGATATTGTCCAAGCCGAAACACCTGGATTACGCCAACTGATCGATCAATTTGAAGAAACCCAATGCTCTGTAGTAGGTGTACAGCAAGTTCCAATGGAGGAAACACACCGCTATGGAATTGTTGATCCAAACACGATTGAAGGTAGACGCTATCAAGTTAATCATTTTGTAGAAAAGCCTAAGCAAGGTACAGCACCGTCTAATTTAGCGATTATGGGTCGTTATGTGCTAACACCAGAAATCTTCACATTTCTTGATAGACAGGAAATTGGTGCCGGTGGAGAAATTCAATTAACAGACGCCATTCAAAAATTAAATGAAGTGCAGACTGTTTATGCGTATGATTTCGAAGGTAAACGCTATGATGTTGGTGAAAAGCTTGGCTTTGTAAAAACGACCATTGATTTGGCGCTGAAGAATGAAGAAATTCGTAAAGAACTGTTGAAGTATTTAGTGGAGAAGGTGAAAGCTACCTCGATCCATTAAAATACTAGCTAATATTATGTAGCACGGAAAGGGTAATTTAAAATGACAATGAATAAAATGCATATACCATTTTCACCTCCTGATATTACTAATAAGGAAATAGAAAAAGTGGTAAATACATTACAATCAGGGTGGTTAACAACAGGGCCTAGAACAAAAGAATTAGAACATAAAATATCTGAATATATCGGTGTAGAACGGGCAGTTTGTTTGAATTCAGCTACAGCTGCAATGGAATTAACATTGCAGCTTCTAGGTGTTGGACCGGGTGATGAAGTTGTAACAACAGCTTATACATATACTGCAACAGCCTCTGTTATTCATCATGTTGGGGCTAAAATAGTTTTAGTAGATACCACCCCTGGCTCTTATGAAATGGATTATTCTAAATTAGCAGAAGCTATTACAGAAAAAACTAAAGTAGTGATCCCGGTTGATATTGCTGGTAAAATGTGTGATTATGAAAAGATTTTTAACGTAGTTGAAAGCAGAAAAGATTTGTTTAAACCCAAGAACGATATTCAGGCTGCATATAATAGAGTCATTGTAATGGCAGATGCAGCTCATTCCTTTGGAGCTATGCAAAACGGAAATATTTCTGGCCAAATTGCTGACTTTACATGTTTCTCATTCCATGCTGTTAAGAATTTGACAACTGGTGAAGGTGGAGCAGTTGTATGGCATAACAATAATGAGCTTGACAATGAATGGATCTATAAGCAATACATGCTATTAAGCCTTCACGGACAATCCAAAGACGCTCTTGCTAAAACTAAAAAAGGCGCATGGGAATACGATATAATTTATCCTGCTTACAAATGTAATATGACAGATATCATGGCAAGTATCGGTTTGGTTCAAATAGAGAGATACAAAGACCTTTTAAAGCGCCGTAGAGAGATCATAGAAATGTATGATAATGAATTTAAACCTTTAGGCCTTCAGTCTATTGAACATTATGGTGATACATTCGCTTCTTCTGGACACCTTTATTTACTTAGGTTACCAGAACTTGATGAAAAACAACGTAATGACATTATTGTAAAAATGGCTGATAAAGGTATAGTTTGTAATGTACATTATAAACCTTTACCTATGTTAACTGCATACAAAAATTTAGGTTTTAATATAAGTGATTATCCGAATGCATTTAGACAATATGCTAATGAAATAACACTTCCTTTACATACTTTAATTAATGATAAAGAGGTTGAATATATTTCTTATAATTTAAAAAAGTATTATAAAGTTGTTCAGAAGGGGTAGTTTAGAATGAAGAAAAAAATATTAATTCTAGGTGTAGCCTCGGTTCAAATGGATGCGATAAATGAGTTGAAAGAATTGGGGTATGAGACTCATGCTATTGCTATGGCAAAAGATGGCCCGGGTGCTGATTTGGCCGATTATTTTGAAGAGATAAACATATTGGATGAAAATTCTATAATAAATTATATTAAAGAGAATAAAATTTCTGCGGTGTATTCTATCGGATCTGATTTAGCTATACCTGTAGCAAGTAGTATAAGTGAAAAATTAGATTTGCCACTTTTTGTTACTGAAGATACAGCTAGATTTTGTAATAATAAGAATCTTATGAGGGGAAAATTAGGAAATGATTTCTTTGGAAATGTAAAATTTCAAATAGTTGAGAACATAGAAGATGATATTAAAATAAATTACCCTTTTATTTTAAAACCAACTGATTCCCAAGGTCAACGCGGGGTATTTTTAATTAATTCTTTTGAAGACTACGTAAATAATTATAATAAAGCTAAAGAATATTCGCGATCTGGATTAGTTATTTTAGAACAATATATTTCAGGTCCTGAGTTGTCCGTGAATGGGTATATTGTAAATGGCGAATTGGTCTTTCTAATTCCTTCCGATAGACAAACTTGGCCGGAGTATACTGGTTTAATTCATAAACATATTGTTCCTTCGGTAAACCTAGCTGGTGATATAAGTGACAAGATGAAACTAATTATCGAGAAAGCGTGCAGTAAACTAGGAATTAACAATGGACCAGTGTATACACAAATGAAATTAGAACAAGGGATACCATATATAATTGAAATAACACCACGTTTAGATGGTTGCCATATGTGGAAAATTTTAACTTATTATACGGGTGTAAATTTGATTAAACTAACCTTTCAACACTTACTTGAAAATGATGTGTCAGAGTTAAATAAACAATACGATAATTATAGAGATAGTTATGTGTTAGAGTTTATTTGTCAAAAACCTAAAACAGCTGCTAGCTATACCGACTTTGAGAATGAAATCAGAAATGCACTATATAGTTTTAATTACTATAATCCTGGTGATATTATTAGACCAGTAAATGGTAGATTTGAAAAAATTGGATACTTTATTAATAAAGTTTAAAGTAATTACAAAAGTGCGATAGAAATGGGAGCGATAATATGAAAGTAGCTGTTACTGGCGGAATGGGATTTTTGGGTCAATATGTAGTAGAAAGTATAAAAAAACAAAATTATATTCCACTAATATTATCTAGAAAACCAGACTCTAGTTCAAACGTTGAATTACGTCCAACAGATTATTCTAAAGACGATTTAGTAAAGAATTTATTTGATGTAGATGCAATAGTACATTTAGCTGCTAAAAGAGGCAGTCAGGGAAAAATATCGGAATTTCATGATAATGAGATTTTAACGCAAAATTTATATGAGGCATGTTTTGAACTGGGCATACACAATATTGTCTATGCTTCAACTATTTCCGTGTATTCAAATGATAATAAAATCCCTTGGACTGAAGAAAATATTCCATCACCAACACTAATGTATGGAATAAGTAAGTTAACCAATGAATACATAGGAAATATTTATTCAAATAAAAAAGGGTTGCGGGTTAAGAATTTAAGATTAGCTCACTTATATGGCTTTAATGAAAAAAATAATTATATGATTAATAGATTTTTTAGACAGGCGTTTCACCAAGAAAAGCTAACATTACACGCTAAAAGTGTTGCAAAAAGAGAGTTTCTTTATGCAAAAGATGCAGCTAAAGCAATTATTTGTGCGTTAAACAGGAGTAATACTTTTGGAACCTTTAATATTGGTAGCGGTGAAGCATTGACGAATTATGAAGTAGCAGTAGAAATTAATAAAGCATTTAAAAATGTAAATAACTTAGTAGTTAAAGATTCTAATGCTGACGAAGGAATATATTCATCATTAATGGATAGTAGTTTAGCAAGAGAAGTTTTTAGTTTTTCTCCTGATTACACTTTTTCTAAAGCTGTTTCTGAAATTTATACATTTATGCGGGGGTTGGATGATGTACCGTTATGGTATTAAAAGATTACTTGATATAGTAGTAGCTTTGTTAGCACTACCGATTTTATTTCTTATAACACCTGTAGTGGCTGTGTTAATTAAGTTAGAAGATAGAGGACCAGTGTTTTATAATGCACCTAGATTAGGCAGGAATATGGTTGAGTTTAAAATGTACAAGTTCCGTTCTATGAAAGTAAATGCTCCTGACATACGTAATAAAGATGGAAGTACTTTTAATTGTGAAGATGATACAAGAGTAACAAAAACAGGAAAAATTTTAAGAAAAACAAGTATAGATGAACTTCCACAATTGATTAATGTAATAAAAGGGGATATGAGTTTTGTAGGACCTAGACCAAGCCCCTTGGGAAATAAAGAACTTTATCCTAAAGATTATTTTAAAAAATTTGATATTAGACCAGGTATTACGGGCTATAATCAGGCAGTGCTAAGGAATAAATCAACAATGGATCAACGTATTAAAAATGATTTATTTTATGTAGAGAATGAGTCACTACTTTTAGATATTAAGATTCTTTTATTAACATTTAAGTCTATTATGAAATTTGAAAATATAAATCGTAATGATAAGAAAGAAAAGGTGGACCTGTAGTGGAAAAATGCTTAATCCTTTTAACAAACTATTATCCGTTCCACAAAGGTGAAGAATACCTGGAATCTGAGATAAATTATTTATCGAAAAAATTTTATAAAATACTTATCATATCTACAATGGTGAATAAGAATATGAGTCAGACTAGAAATGTGCCAGAAAATGTAGATGTACTTCCTATTGGGGTTGATCACTCCGTGTTTGGTAAGGTAAACATGGTTCGAAGTCAATATAAAAAAATATATCGCAATAAAGAAAAAATGAAAATGATAAAACAAGATACAAATGGTAATATATTGCATAAATTATATTGTTATTACTTCGAATGTCGTGCAATGTACATTTATAGTGAGTTGAAAGATAAGTTAAGAAAATATAATTTTAATAACTATGATTCAATTATTATCTACAGTTATTGGTTATATATAACCGCAAGAGTAGCCTTAGAATTAAAAGATGACTATTTTAGAGAGAGAAGTGTACATACTATATCTAGAGCACACAGATATGATTTATATGAAGATGTTGCACCTTTAAATTATTTGCCTGAAAGAGAATTTTTATTAAATGGACTTGATGCTATTTATCCATGTTCAAATGATGGAGTATACGAAATAAATAAAAAATATCCAAATTTTAAAGGTAAGATAAAAGTAGGAAGACTAGGTACGGTGTCTCCAGGTGTAATGAGCCGTACTAAAGATGATAAATTGTATATTGTAAGTTGTTCTGTAGTGCGTAAAGTGAAAAGATTAGATTTATTAATAGAATCTTTAACAAAATTAGAAAGTAAAAATATTCCTTACTTATGGACGCACATTGGGGGAGGACCGGAATTTAAAAAGATTAAAAAGTTAGCTCAAAAAAAACTTAGTAGAAAAAATGTTGATTTTAAAGGGTTCTTAAAGAATCAAGACGTATTAAATTGGTATAAAAATAATTATGCCACTGTATTTGTAAATATTTCTTCTTCTGAAGGAGTTCCAGTAGCTATAATGGAAGCAATTTCGATGGGGCTTCCTGTAATTGCAACTGATGTTGGAGGAACTAGAGAAATAGTAGAAAATACAAAAAACGGGTATTTACTAAGTAAGAATTGTAATGCAGATGATATCGCTAATTGTTTATTAACGTTTCATAGTATTGATAAAGGAAGTTATATCCAGATGTGTGAAGACGCTATTAATATTTGGCGTGAAAGGTGTGACGCTGATTATCTATACGATAAATTTTCCTCTTTTTTAATTACAAAGTAATGAAAAAAACTGAATGTTTGGTTGTACGAAAAGTTCTATGAAAACTAACCTGAAACAAAACACCTTCTATCTTTTATATTGAAGAGCTCGCTCGAGACAAAGTGACAATAATTTCTACGTAATATCTTTTAAGAGTAGAGGGAACAAAAGAAGGTGAAAATAGGCCTTTTATTTTTCCTATTTTAAACTAATAATTTGTTTTGTGGCCTATGCTTCTTCTAAAACAGGATCATCACTAGTTAAGCCAATCACTTTGTAGGGTACCATGCTGTGTAAAATAACGCTTAACTATATGTATATGGGTTGCCAGCTACAACAAAAATTAAGTTCTCTGGGAATGTCTATAACCTTTTGAAGTATTCACCAAATCCCTTTAGCTCATAGTGTATCTCGGTTCGGTGAAACAGGCAAGATAGAATAATTTTCTTAGCCGTATTAAAGAAGAAAAATAGATAATGTCAACCCCCTTTTACTCGAATGTAGATTTCATCCTCACAAAAGCTATTTGATAGACTATAAGAGTAATAATAAACATATAGTTTTGTAATAAAGCTATACTATTTTAGGACGTTTAGTGAAAATTTTTTTAAATTGTAAACATTGTACATCAAAGTTGCTGTTTTGCGAGATGAAAACATGATAGATCGATATTAGTCCTATGTATGCGACGAACTCATTTTAGGGTTTATAGGATACTTTCTTGATAAAGGCTTTGAAATCAAAAGTGAACTTCCTAAAGATATATCAATCCTAAAA is a genomic window of Virgibacillus proomii containing:
- a CDS encoding tyrosine-protein phosphatase → MIDIHSHILPGVDDGAKNEQESLNMARAAIEQGIQTIVATPHHQNGAFNNFRLEIKSSVEILNEFFKREGVPLTVLPGQETRIYGEMVEGLRQQELLPINHSKYLLVEFPASEVPRYTTQLLFDIQLEGYTPVIVHPERNRQLLEHPNLLYEFVSKGALTQVTAGSVIGKFGKDIQKFTNQIIEANLTHFIASDAHNTTSRKFWLQEAYEEVKKNYGSDYFYMFLENSNLLIDNDNVNQLEPMRVKKKKKFLGLF
- the galU gene encoding UTP--glucose-1-phosphate uridylyltransferase GalU, with the protein product MKTIKKAIIPAAGLGTRFLPATKAMPKEMLPIVDKPTIQYIIEEAVQSGIEDIIIVTGKTKRAIEDHFDNNYELEDNLMKKEKFDLLEKVKQPSKVDIHYIRQKEPKGLGHAVWCARKFIGNEPFAVLLGDDIVQAETPGLRQLIDQFEETQCSVVGVQQVPMEETHRYGIVDPNTIEGRRYQVNHFVEKPKQGTAPSNLAIMGRYVLTPEIFTFLDRQEIGAGGEIQLTDAIQKLNEVQTVYAYDFEGKRYDVGEKLGFVKTTIDLALKNEEIRKELLKYLVEKVKATSIH
- a CDS encoding glycosyltransferase; the protein is MEKCLILLTNYYPFHKGEEYLESEINYLSKKFYKILIISTMVNKNMSQTRNVPENVDVLPIGVDHSVFGKVNMVRSQYKKIYRNKEKMKMIKQDTNGNILHKLYCYYFECRAMYIYSELKDKLRKYNFNNYDSIIIYSYWLYITARVALELKDDYFRERSVHTISRAHRYDLYEDVAPLNYLPEREFLLNGLDAIYPCSNDGVYEINKKYPNFKGKIKVGRLGTVSPGVMSRTKDDKLYIVSCSVVRKVKRLDLLIESLTKLESKNIPYLWTHIGGGPEFKKIKKLAQKKLSRKNVDFKGFLKNQDVLNWYKNNYATVFVNISSSEGVPVAIMEAISMGLPVIATDVGGTREIVENTKNGYLLSKNCNADDIANCLLTFHSIDKGSYIQMCEDAINIWRERCDADYLYDKFSSFLITK
- a CDS encoding response regulator transcription factor encodes the protein MTRIMLIDDQQLFIDGMKALLLKEKDMEVIAKATTGRTGLQQFMEHLPELVLIDIHMPHTDAIKLILHMKEVKPNVKVLVLTSFTDEDLIISAIYAGADGFLLKNLNGDRLKDSIRKVMNDEVIFSGEVAQILAKRVLERRLDKRELLDEAFQQKGIHLSNRELDVAYLMAKGISNKHIAERLFLSEGTVKNYISNIYQTFQINNRKELIAYFRQLLDKKVLT
- a CDS encoding NAD-dependent epimerase/dehydratase family protein produces the protein MKVAVTGGMGFLGQYVVESIKKQNYIPLILSRKPDSSSNVELRPTDYSKDDLVKNLFDVDAIVHLAAKRGSQGKISEFHDNEILTQNLYEACFELGIHNIVYASTISVYSNDNKIPWTEENIPSPTLMYGISKLTNEYIGNIYSNKKGLRVKNLRLAHLYGFNEKNNYMINRFFRQAFHQEKLTLHAKSVAKREFLYAKDAAKAIICALNRSNTFGTFNIGSGEALTNYEVAVEINKAFKNVNNLVVKDSNADEGIYSSLMDSSLAREVFSFSPDYTFSKAVSEIYTFMRGLDDVPLWY
- a CDS encoding ATP-grasp domain-containing protein encodes the protein MKKKILILGVASVQMDAINELKELGYETHAIAMAKDGPGADLADYFEEINILDENSIINYIKENKISAVYSIGSDLAIPVASSISEKLDLPLFVTEDTARFCNNKNLMRGKLGNDFFGNVKFQIVENIEDDIKINYPFILKPTDSQGQRGVFLINSFEDYVNNYNKAKEYSRSGLVILEQYISGPELSVNGYIVNGELVFLIPSDRQTWPEYTGLIHKHIVPSVNLAGDISDKMKLIIEKACSKLGINNGPVYTQMKLEQGIPYIIEITPRLDGCHMWKILTYYTGVNLIKLTFQHLLENDVSELNKQYDNYRDSYVLEFICQKPKTAASYTDFENEIRNALYSFNYYNPGDIIRPVNGRFEKIGYFINKV
- a CDS encoding sugar transferase, whose amino-acid sequence is MYRYGIKRLLDIVVALLALPILFLITPVVAVLIKLEDRGPVFYNAPRLGRNMVEFKMYKFRSMKVNAPDIRNKDGSTFNCEDDTRVTKTGKILRKTSIDELPQLINVIKGDMSFVGPRPSPLGNKELYPKDYFKKFDIRPGITGYNQAVLRNKSTMDQRIKNDLFYVENESLLLDIKILLLTFKSIMKFENINRNDKKEKVDL
- a CDS encoding polysaccharide biosynthesis protein gives rise to the protein MGYKVRLGLLILLDSLIVATAIFAASWIVYPYTEVVSMDAIVISAIALVLFHHIFASIFKLYNKVWAYASIGELKAIVLAITLSIIGTAIVQFIVNDFSIYKRALIVTWMIHIILIGGSRFIWRMLRDRYINNGKELKRTLIVGAGSAGAMIARQLRDQSHEAELQPVAFVDDDMTKQRMQLYSLPVVGKVRDIPRVVEEMEIEHIVIAIPSLRNGQLKKIVDFCNQTNAKVQMIPKIEDLMTGKVSVSHLKNVEVEDLLGRVPVQLDIRSISKYVTKNTVMVTGAGGSIGSEICRQIMKFSPSKIVLFGHGEFSIYTIDMELGEKYRDVGIEIIPVIGDVQDRNRIFEVIGTYKPQIIYHAAAHKHVPLMEKNPHEAVKNNIIGTKNVAEAADTFGVDTFVLVSTDKAVNPTNVMGATKRIAEMIIQDLAIRSKTKFTAVRFGNVLGSRGSVIPLFKKQIERGGPVTVTDPEMTRYFMTIPEASRLVIQAGTLAKGGEIFVLDMGEPVKIVDLAKNLIKLSGYTEEEVPITYTGIRPGEKMYEELLSKDEIHSNAVYEKIYVGKTSEVDRQIVRRLIENFEDYTRKDLKDTLMKIVYMEHAYVNVKGS
- a CDS encoding DegT/DnrJ/EryC1/StrS family aminotransferase — encoded protein: MTMNKMHIPFSPPDITNKEIEKVVNTLQSGWLTTGPRTKELEHKISEYIGVERAVCLNSATAAMELTLQLLGVGPGDEVVTTAYTYTATASVIHHVGAKIVLVDTTPGSYEMDYSKLAEAITEKTKVVIPVDIAGKMCDYEKIFNVVESRKDLFKPKNDIQAAYNRVIVMADAAHSFGAMQNGNISGQIADFTCFSFHAVKNLTTGEGGAVVWHNNNELDNEWIYKQYMLLSLHGQSKDALAKTKKGAWEYDIIYPAYKCNMTDIMASIGLVQIERYKDLLKRRREIIEMYDNEFKPLGLQSIEHYGDTFASSGHLYLLRLPELDEKQRNDIIVKMADKGIVCNVHYKPLPMLTAYKNLGFNISDYPNAFRQYANEITLPLHTLINDKEVEYISYNLKKYYKVVQKG